A section of the Cololabis saira isolate AMF1-May2022 chromosome 6, fColSai1.1, whole genome shotgun sequence genome encodes:
- the olig2 gene encoding oligodendrocyte transcription factor 2 codes for MDSDTSRVSSRPSSPEVDDIFMATLKKSVHGFSGAVSSTQSDPADLAGLASLRGLSEEEALLRLAKKDRKLLSENELQSIRLKINSRERKRMHDLNVAMDGLREVMPYAHGPSVRKLSKIATLLLARNYILMLSNSLEEMKRLVSEIYGSSGHHAGFHPSACGTMTHAGAVPVPGHPGAGAHPAHPGVHHPLLPPAVSVSSASLSSAPGISAVTSVRPHHGLLKAPGPAGPLGAGPLGAGFQHWGAVGAAGMPCPCSMCQVPPPHVSGMSSVAMPRLTSDSK; via the coding sequence ATGGACTCCGATACCAGCCGCGTGTCCAGCAGACCGTCCTCCCCGGAGGTGGACGACATCTTCATGGCCACCCTGAAGAAGTCCGTGCACGGCTTCTCCGGGGCGGTGTCGTCGACGCAGAGCGACCCGGCGGACCTGGCCGGCCTGGCCTCGCTGCGCGGCCTGTCGGAGGAGGAGGCGCTGCTGCGTCTGGCCAAGAAGGACCGCAAGCTGCTGTCCGAGAACGAGCTGCAGTCCATCCGCCTGAAGATCAACAGCCGCGAGAGGAAGAGGATGCACGACCTGAACGTGGCCATGGACGGCCTGCGGGAGGTCATGCCCTACGCGCACGGCCCCTCCGTGCGTAAACTCTCCAAAATCGCCACCTTGCTGCTGGCGAGGAACTACATCCTGATGCTGAGCAACTCCCTGGAGGAGATGAAGCGGCTGGTCAGCGAGATCTACGGCAGCAGCGGCCACCACGCCGGCTTCCACCCGTCCGCCTGCGGCACCATGACGCACGCCGGGGCCGTGCCGGTGCCGGGGCACCCGGGCGCGGGGGCGCACCCGGCGCACCCCGGGGTGCACCACCCGCTGCTGCCGCCGGCCGTGTCCGTGTCCAGCGCGTCCCTGTCCTCCGCCCCGGGGATCTCCGCCGTGACGTCGGTCCGGCCCCACCACGGACTGCTGAAGGCGCCGGGCCCCGCGGGGCCCCTGGGCGCGGGGCCCCTGGGCGCCGGGTTCCAGCACTGGGGGGCCGTGGGCGCCGCCGGCATGCCGTGCCCGTGCAGCATGTGCCAGGTGCCCCCCCCGCATGTGTCGGGCATGAGCTCCGTGGCCATGCCCAGGCTGACCAGCGACTCCAAATGA